In bacterium, the sequence GCAAAGGAAGGAAAATAAGGTGGTGAACAACCTATTGCTTTGTTAAGTTTGCTTTGCTATGTTTAGAAAGTTATCGGTTATCAGGTTATCGGTGAAGAGAAAACAATGACCTGTTATCTCCGATTACCGATTACCTAAGTAACATGCAAATTCAATCTTAACAGAGCACTATAATCTTTGCGTTCTTTGCGGTTAAAAAAGGATAAACCACTTAATCTTAAAAAAACTTGAATATCGAGTATTAGAATGGAGTGATAAAAATCATGGTCAATATTCAATTACAGTTACAGCCACAGACGGAAGAACGCTTCCGAAAAATTCTTGCTCAGTATCACAATCAAGAGGTATTTGCCAAAAATATCATTGCATATCAAATTGCTGAATTAAAACGGGCTCTTCTCAATATTCGATTAGATTTACAGCAATTTGAGCAGAAATATCAGTTGGAAACAAAGGAATTCTATCAGCAATTTCAAACGGGTTCGATAAAAGATACGGAAGACTTTATGATTTGGGCAGGCATTTATGAGATGTTTCAACAAAACAGTCGAAAAATAGAGGAATTACAATGATTGAAGCCTATTTTGAATCTGTCGAGAAGACAATTCAATCTTTTCCTAATGTACGATCATATACACTCAGTAAAGAAAGTTTACAATGCGAAACAAGGTTTTATCAGAGGCATAATTCTGTTTGACGATGACACTCAACTTGAGTTTGTGGAAGTTAAAGATGCGGATGTGAGCGAGAAGATTAAATATCGCTATCAGTATATGGATAAAGACCATACCATGGTCTTTCGATACGATAATGCCCCTCATCACCCTCATATTCTGACTTTTCCCCATC encodes:
- a CDS encoding DUF6516 family protein codes for the protein MYDHIHSVKKVYNAKQGFIRGIILFDDDTQLEFVEVKDADVSEKIKYRYQYMDKDHTMVFRYDNAPHHPHILTFPHHKHVDEGDLKESNEPTLDDVLLEIAPRRRLQEQK